DNA from Leptospira mayottensis 200901116:
CCTTTTCATTTTAGAGAACTCACGATAGTTGGCAAATGAAAGATCATGTTTTTTCTTGCGGTATTCGTCAAATTATCCTCGCCACTGATCGCGTTTGGCCTGTCCGCCGTATTCGATTGAGGAGAGAAAACGTTATTACCGTCGTTAGAATCCCAGAATAGAACATTATTGACAGAGACTTCGAATAATAGTTTCCCTCCGCCCGTTTTGGAAGAATTGAATGGTACGACTAAGATATAAGGATCTTTCGGTGCCAATCTCGCTGCTGCGGGAGGTAGTTCATATTTCAACTTAATATCCGTGGAAAATCCGGAACCGGAATGTGGAGCTGGGTTTTGGTATATTTCTGCAGAATCGAGATCTGATCCTAAAAAGAGTCCGTTGCCTGAGTCGATTAGGGCTTCGCGGATTTTGCAGTTTGGATTGAAAATTATATCCTCCACCTTGAAGTAGATATAATCGTGCGTGGAAAGATAGGATTTAGGACATTCATTGGAAAATATTTTTGTTCCTACGTCCCCTCTACGCGTATTTCCTGCAGGGATGTTATTGCGTATCAAGTTGTTCAAAAACAAACTTGTATATCGATAGGCAGGGTCGGGCGCTTGTTCCGGCGATAAATAGTAAGTGAAAGAGTAAGCAACAATTCCAATTCGATCGAAATCTTTTATTATTTCATTTGGAATCGGACTATGAAGATCTATAAATCCGCTATCTTCTCCTTTGAGACCCACAGGCCATATACCCGAGCAAGGACCATATTCTCCTCCACCGTAACGCAAAACCCAATTCACGTTTTCTAATGTTTCACTTCCAACTGCGGGCCCACCATTGGCAACGGATTTGTAGGCAACTATTTTGCAAATCTCGATTCCTGCTCCGGCTGGAGTGATAAAATGATCCGTAAAACCGTCAGCTGCACCGTCTCCATAATTTTGCGGATCATTACCCGCAAGATCACTGACTTTTCCGGAAGAAAAGAGAGATCGATATGTTTGGGAGTCTCCTATTCGAGTGGAAGCTGAAGAGCTTGCGTTGGAAAGTTTAAATTCGGCTTTATTTTCGTTTAACTTCATTAAACTTAAAGCCAACAACAGATTTTTATCATCGTCTTTATCTTTCTTACAACTCGTAATTGAGAATAACGCCGCCATTGCAAAAACTGCAATTTGCAACATTCCTCTCTGAGATTTATTTTTATCTTGTTTCATCGTATTGAACCTCCAATGAAATCACGAAAGAAATATAGAAAGGGTTTAATGTAAGTGAGACAGGTTTTGTAAAATTTTTTTATAGTTTTAGTTCCGACAAGATGGTTTTGTTTAAGGGAACCTCTATCATTGATTGGTCCTAAAACGGCGATTTTGCGCTGAAATTTGATTTTAGAATTCGTTTATTAAGAGTCCGTCTTAAAAACCTTAAAAGAAATCAGTTATAATTGATTCAGTAAGTTCGTAATAAAATATAGAAGTTCCCACAAATTACGTCCTTTGATAGTTTACGAGCTTTCGAGCATATTTTATAACTGTTACGTTCTCGTTGATATTATTCCGAGGTTTTGGGACGGCTCTAAGTCTTTTTTGAATTGGTCCGGGTGAAAATTTTTAAAAAAACGAATTTAGAAATCTTTCCAAAAACTTGAAAATGTGGAAAACTTCTATGAGGTTATCTCAAAAACCGTCATCCGTGTAGTCAGACTTAAAATTTCTTGTACTTAAACTATAAATAATATAATTGATCGTTATGAGCCGATTAGGTGACTTAACGAACGAACAATGGGATTTGCTTTGCGATTTACTTGTAGAACCCGAAGCAAGAGATGACGGTAAAGGTCGTCCGCGTGTAAATTCAAGATCAATTTTGGACGGTATATTATGGATTCTTCGCACTGGTGCTCCGTGGATAGACCTACCTGATAGATATCCCGCATATCAAACATGCCATCGAAGATTTCAAGAATGGCGCAAAAATGGAACCCTGGATAAAATTTTAGAAGCGCTTCTTCATGACTTAGAAATAAGAGGCAAGATGGATTTAAGCACGTGTTTCATTGACGGGACTTTTGTTCCTGGAAAAAAAGGGGCCTACGTATTGGCAAAACTAAACGGGGAAAGGGTACAAAAGTCATGGTTATCGTCGACAAAAATGGTATTCCTATCTCCGCCGGGATTGAAAGTGCTTCGCCGCATGAAAGTAAGCTCGCGGAAGGTGCAATCATCCGCAAAAAAGTCAAAGGCAAAATCAAAGATTTAGTCGGAGATCGTGCTTACGATTCTGATCCTTTAGATGAATATCTTAAAAAGAAATATAAAGTAAATTTGATCGCTCCACACAAATCAAATCGAAAAAAGAAAAAGACACAGGATGGACGTAAGTTGCGGAAATATCGTGGAAGATGGAAAATTGAACGAACTTTTTCTTGGCTACAGAACTTCAGAAGATTTGCAACTCGATACGAACGAAACGATCAAAACTTTTATGGAATTCTGATACTCGCATGTATCATGATCGTTATTAGGAGTTTTTGAGATAACCTCATATTTTAAACGACAGGAAAAAATTGTACAAACGACCAAAGAGACGTAATCTGTGGGTACTATATTGCATCTTTTTGATGGCACTTGGCAATTATGATCTCGTTTTAGGTTTTAATAAAAATTCTAAATCTCGGGATTTTCGCAAAAACGAAGCTCATTTCCATTTTTCTAGGATTTTCAAAATATCATTCCCGAATTTTTCAACTTTAGCGGAACCCATCCCTTTGACGAGAGATAACTCTTCCGGAGTAGTCGGCATTACCTTTGCGATTTGAACGATCACTGGATTTTGAAGTACCATAAATTTTTTCCATTTCCTTTTTCTGGCTTCTCTATCACGAAAGTTTTTCAATTCTTGAACAACGTTTTTCGGGGAATTCTTTTCTGCACCAGTATCCGATTCTTTTTTCTTTCTTGGAGTTTTAACGATTACGGTTGATGAAAGGATAAGTTTCGGGTATTTGTTTCCTACGATTTTTACTTTTTTTTTCGCAATCCATTCATCCAAAGTTTTTAAAATCGCTTCCTCCGGAATTGAGTGCAAAGAACCGTACCCGACTAGACGATCTAATTTTTTTCTCAAGATTTCGTTTGATCTGGAACCTCGTAGAACACCCGCGATCATCCTTTTACCGAATTTACCGGGAATCTGTTCTAAAACTTGTTCTATCATTCCCAATTCATCTTTGGAAAAATCATACTTTTCCCTTTCTTCTTGTTTTTGTTTTTTGACTTTTTCTCTTTCGAGGAATTGATCTCTAGCGAATGAAGTATTTGAAGATTCTTTTTCCGAACAGATGTCGCAGGTTTTGCAAGGTTCTATTTCTTCGCCGAAGTAAGAACAAAGAATTTGTTGTCTGCATCGATTGGAGATCGCATATTCTTTTACAAAGGAGAGTAACGTTTCTCCCCCTTTTCGATTATTTTCTTTTCCGATAATGAAATTCTGAGTTACCAGATCGGAAGGATGATAAAAAAGGATACAGTTTGAGGACTTTTCATCCCTTCCGGCTCTTCCCGCTTCTTGGTAATAACTTTCCAAAGACGCAGGGATTTGATAATGAACGATCAAACGAACGTCCGGGTTATCCAAACCCATACCGAACGCGTTAGTTGCTACAAGTACGTTCGTTTTTCCAATATTATACCCGTTTTGAGTTTTTTCCCGGCTCGAATCGCTTCTGCCCGCGTGATATTTACCGACTTTAAATCCGTTTTTCTTTAGGAAATTGTAGATTGATTCTACCTTTTGTCGGGTTGCGCAGTAAATAATTGCTTTCCCGCTTTCGGTTTTTTGAAAATTTCCTCGGATTAAAAGTTTTAAAAGTTCATTTTCTTTAGAAGTTTCATTTTGAGGGAATCGTACGGAGAAGTTCAGATTTTCCCTGTAAAAACTTCCTTTGATCAAAGTATGGTTTTTGAGTCCGAGAGAGTTGGATATGTCTTGGATGACTCTGGGAGTTGCAGTGGCGGTTAACGCTACGATTGGTATTTGGTGTTGATATTTATCCCTGAGTTCGTAGAGTTTTCGATATTCCGGTCTAAAATCGTGTCCCCATTGGGATACGCAATGTGCTTCGTCTACGGCAATCCTACACAGGGGAAGTTTCGGAAGAATTTCAAATACTTGTCTGCTCAGAGCTTTTTCCGGTGATAGATATAAAATTCGAATTTTACCCGTGCTTGCTCTACTTAGGATTCTAAGCTGTTCCAAATCGTCTTGAGTTGAATTGCAATATTCCGCGGCGATTCCCTTTGCTTTAAGAGAATCTACTTGATCTTTCATCAGTGCGATTAAAGGAGAAATCACAAGGGTCAAAGAAGATTGGTCTAAAACGGCGGGAAGCTGATAGATAAGCGATTTCCCTCCTCCGGTGGGAAGAATAACTAACGTATCTTTTCCACCCAGAACGGATTCGATCGATTCTTTTTGACCAATTCGAAATCGGGACATTCCCCAGATTTCCTTAAGAGAGGATTCTAAATTTAGAATACGATTGTTTTGTTCCGAATTCATTTAGTTCCAGCCGAAAAATCTTTCTTGCGTGTAGTTTGCTTCTGCCGAAAGGTCTAAGATACGCTTTGTAATGGGATCCATAGGAAGCTCCGTGTTGAATTTTTTAGAGTGTAAAAGGAGAGAGTAATCGATTCAAACATTTGAAATACAATCCCTTTCACGTTTTTTATATTGAACTCATTCTACTTACGAATTCTTCGATAGAGGAATCGAGCCGGATGCAACGATTCCAAGATAGAAAATTCGACAGGAGCGGGTTCTCCTAGTATTAAAGAGGCAAGAATCTCCGCACCTAAAAAAGAACTCAAAACCCCCCTCGAACCTAAACCTCCGAAAACGTATAAGCCCGGGATCGTTTTGAGGTTTGGAAACTTTTTGTTTCGATTTCGAGGTAAATCAATTTCTTTGTAAGTTTCCCGAAATACTTTCGGATCAAAGATTGGACCAATGATTGGGAACCGATCCGGAGTTTGAGCGCGGAATCCCGTTTTTTCGGAAAGAACGCAGTTCGAATCGAATCCTAGAGTAGGGTATTTGGTTTGAACGTGTTGCAAAAGCAAGTCCGTATCTTCTTTTCGGGGCTCCAGGTTCAAGTCGAATTCGTCGAACGTGGATCCTAGAATATGTTCTCCTTGAACGGAAGGCGTCAAATAGTGTTCTGCACAAAGAATGTTTGGAATACGAGAGGAACTTTCTGTTTCTTTTAAGGATATAAGTTGTCCCCGGACTTTGTTTATCGGAAATATATCTTCTCCTTCAAACAGAGATGATACTAATTTTCCAATCAAATAAGAATTACAGAATATAATGGAATTTGCAAATATTTCCTGATCTGATTTTTTTAAACCGAGTTTCCAGGAAGTTCCAGTTCGTTCGAAGGAATTTGCCGTGTCCCGTATCAATTCGATTCCAGATTGGTCGGCGCATTTTCTTGAGATGGAGCCGGGTTGGGTCCAAAAACCGCTTTGGAAAAAGACTCCTAGTTCTTTGTTGAATAGGTTGTCTTTGTGAAAATCGAAGTCGTTTGGTTTCCAGGAAGCGATTTCTTCGGTAAGTTTATGATTCTCTATACTTTTTCGGAATCTTTCGGAACTCATTTCCTCTGTTACTCCGTGAAACAATCCGACTTTTCCGAATTGGTCTTTGTCGGCAAATGAGGAAAGAAAAGAAAGCGCATATCGAAATGCGCGTAACGTAAATAAACTGATTGGTCCTGGAATTTTCGTGAGATGCGGATGAGAAATTGCTCTCGGAATTCCAGAGGTTTCGTTTGCGATTCCGGACGGGTCGATAAGGAAAACTTGAATTCCTCTTTTTGACAAGGAATAAGCAAGCGCCGAACCTGCGATCCCGGCTCCGATGATCGCCGCAGTTTTAATTTGTGATTCAGGATCGGAACGTTTGCACCAGGGTTTTTCTTTGGGAATCGATTCTTTCGTTTCGGAAGGGTGATTCGAATATTTTCCGGTCAACATTTCCCTTTTCCTTCCGAAACCGGGCCGTTTTTCCAACGTGAAGCCGACAGCGGATAAGGAATCTCGGACTGTTCTTGCAACGGTAAAAGTAGAAAACGTGGTTCCGGATTTGGAAACGTTTTTTAAGTTTCTGAGAGTTGGTTCTTTCCACATCTCTGGATTTTTAGAAGGGGCAAAACCGTCCAAAAAAATAGCATCTACTTTTCCTGAAATTTCGTATAACGCGTCTGCAACATCCCCTAAGAAAAGAGTTAGGTGAATTTTTCCTTCTAAAAATTGGAAGTAGTTCATTCCTGGAATAAGATCTTGATAAGAGGATAAAAATTCCTCTTTGATTTCCTCCAATTCGGAAAACACAGAAATCGCTTTTGAGATTTCTTCCCGACGGAGAGGAAATTTTTCAACCGATATAAAATGAAGTCGAAACCGGTTTTTGTGTTCTAAATACTCTTTCCAAGTCGTAAAAAAATTAAGCCCGGTTCCGAAGCCTAGTTCCAAAATACAAAATGAATTTTGAATATTTGAATTTCTCCAACGATTGGGAAGATCGTTTCCTCCGATAAAAACGTGTTTGGCTTCTTCTAAGCCGTTTTCGGGGGAAAAGTAAATATCATCGAATCGATCCGATACGGGAGTGAGATTGTTTTTCCAGGATAACATTAGATTTTCGGAGGCACAGGTTCCGTTGGTTTTGGAGGAGCGGATTCTACACCGGGACCGCTTTCTTTACGTAGTAAATCATCCGATGTCAGTCTGGATAATTGGATTTCTTTTCGAATTCCAATTCGGAAAGTGTTCATTGTTAGGTAAAGATCGTGGTAGCCTTCCCCGTTGGAAGTGGGTATTGTCTGGGTAAGCGGGGTTTTGCCAAAGTTCCCAATGCTGAATACATCTCTGTCGCTATATTCCCTATTTCCGATACTTGATAATTCCATATACAGATACAAATTATAGAAAATGGTATCTTCAAAAAATCGACCAATATTATATTCGTATAATACTTTAAATCCTGCGATTGCTCTTGTTTGGTTTCTTGTGGTGGAAACTCTGAAACCCCTTTCCAAAATATCAAAATCGTAGATACTATAACCGAGGTTGATTCCGATTCCCAAATTCCAATTTTGAAATTCCAAAAATCCTAGATAAAGAGTTCCATAGAATTGGTAATCCATGTATAAGTATTCCGCTTTTCTAGCAAAAGGGTCGGAAAGAGGATATAATCCATATAAGGCTTGTTCTATCAGATTTGAATAAATTCTTCCGTCATCCGGAAAGTTGAGAAGATTTCCTCGAAAGCTTCTGGGAGATGTGATCGTAAAGCCATAGGCGACGTAGTTCAAAAATTTGAAATAGCCCGTAAAAGGAAAACCGGGTAGTCTTCTAGGAATGGAATCGACCGTATAAAAAGGTACTGATTTTGGGGGATCATGATTGACCGAGAGATCATTATTTTTCGGCGTTTTAAAGCCAGCATTCGTTCGAATGAGATTTTCCAACGGAGTGTATTTCGTAAAAAAATTTAATTCGGTGGAATCCACTCCTCCGGTAAGAATCACGGTTTCAAAAAAAGATTCGAGGGTTCTACAAGAGAAATGGACTGTACAACAGATCCATATCGATAAAACGACAATTCTTTTCGATATCAATATTTCCGATTTCTGATCGTCTGAAAGACTCATCTTTTCCTGACATTTTTTTATGATTCATTCTGAGTTCCAAGTCGTAATTGAAAAAGAGGATTCTTGACCGAAGGGATTTGGAGGGGAATTCTGGCAATAGAATCCTCTTATGTCAGAGAAAGGTGCTAAAATTCCGAAGCGGTATCCGGTTTCGCTTGCTCCGATGATGGATTGGACCGATCGACATTTTCGATATTTTTTAAGACTCATTTCCAAACATACATTTCTATACACGGAGATGATCCATACCGGTGCTGTTCTCCATGGGGATCGTCGTCGATTTTTATCGTACAGTCTGGAGGAATTACCGCTTGCGATTCAGTTGGGAGGAGACGACCCAAAAGCCCTTTCGGAATCTTCGAAAATCGCTGAAGACTACGGATATTCCGAGATCAATCTGAATGTGGGTTGTCCGAGCGATCGGGTAAGAGAGGGAAACTTTGGCGCTTGTTTGATGGAAACCCCCGAGAAGGTCGCCGAACTAGTCTACGCAATGGACGCTTCCGTTTCTATTCCTGTGACTGTAAAATGTAGGATTGGAATTCCTGGTAAAGAAACTTTGGAAGACCTGTGTCGGTTTATAGAATGTGTCCGCCAAGCAGGTGTTAGGCGATTTATCGTTCATGCAAGAATTGCGATCTTAGGCGGACTTTCTCCGGCCCAGAATCGTCAAATTCCCCCTTTACATTATGCGTACGTTGAGTCCTTAAAGGAAGAATTTCCAGATCTTTTAATCGAGATCAACGGAGGAATTCGAACTCTTGCCGAAATGCAGGATAGACTCAAGACGAATGACGGAGTGATGATCGGAAGGGCCGCATACGAAAATCCCTATCTTTTTTCGAAAGTGGATTCCTTGTTTTTCCGTGATAATTCTCCTTCCTTAAGTAGGAGAGAGATTTTGCTTCGAATGAGAGATTATATCGAAGAGGTTGTTTTGAAAGAAAAGAATGGAAAACCGCATCATGCACTTAGGCATATGTTGGGTTTGTTTCATGGAGAGAAAGGCGCTCGTAGTTTTAGAAGAATTCTCACGGAAAGAATGTACTCCGCTTATTCAAGCAATCTTTTATCGGATGCCGTGCAAGAGGTTCCGAATGATTCGTTGGATTTGAAACTAAAAACATATCATACATCGTTATATGATTTGGATGTAAATCTTATCGATGGATAACTTTTGCTTTTTTTAAAGCGAGTGAAAGCTCATTTCTTTTATTTTTCTTTTTCCCTAAAATCATTAAAAAGTCTGAATTTAGATTGTCGTTTTGTGATAGATACTTTGTATAAAAACGAAGCGACATCTTTTAGGACGTTATATATGGTTCGTTACTTTATTTATCGATCTTGTATTACAAATTAAGTTAAACGGAATTATGGGTTATTTCGTGATACATCCGATAGGATTTGATAATATTCTTGTTTTCTATTTCTGGACCGAATGTATTATGAGACTATGCCAAAACCTTAGGATACTTCTACAGAAATTGAACAATAATAAAGACGATATAAAGACAATAAACTCCCCAAAGAGGCGTAATCCGTGGAAGCTCTGCAATTTGCGGCGAGTTTTCTGGATACTTGTGGTCGATTTATTTTAAGGCTTGGTGAGATGCCCCCATTTTTAATACCAGTGTGATGTGTCAAAATCCACTTAAGTAGAACGTCTTAAATATTCCTTCGGAGTCAATCCCCCGAGAGAACTATGCGGCCTTTCCGAATTATAGAAATTTCTCCAGTCTTCGACAAGGCGCTGAGCTTCTTCCAAATTTTTGAACCAATTTTCGTTTAAACATTCGTTTCGCATTTTTCCGTTAAAGTTTTCGATGAAAGCATTCTCGGTAGGCTTGCCCGGTGTGATAAAATGAATATCGACTCCTTTTTCGAAAGCCCATCGTAAAAAAGTTTTTGATGCGAATTCGGGACCGTTATCCACAACAATTTGCTTTGGTAGCTTACAGACTTCAGATGCTTCATTCAAAATTCTTACTAAGCGTTCGGAAGTGATTGAGAATTCTGTCTGCGTTACCACGGCGAATCTTCCAAAGTCATCGATAATATTCAAAATTCTGAATCTTTTTCCCGAGTAGAGTGAGTCCGACATGAAATCCATGGACCATCTTTCTCCAGAATTCTTAGGAACAAGCTTTGGAACTGATGGTAACGATAGTTTCTTTCGCTTTGGTTTGATTCGATATTTTAAGCCCAATTCGGAATACAAGCGATAGATTCGTTTATGATTTACTCGTTCTTCTTGTCGTATGAAGTCATGGATCTGTCTGTAACCCGCCCTTTTATACTTATACGCTAAAGAACGAATTCGATCTTTTAGTTCTATGTCTGGATCCTGAATTTTGGAACGATACCGAAAGCCAGTCCGCGAAACGCTCAAGAGTCTACAGGACTTGCGTTCCCCGAGCTTTGATTTGATTAACATGACCGCCTCTTGTTTCTGCTCTCGGCTTACCACTTTTTTTCAAGTAACATCTTGATTGCTTCATTTTCTAAAGCTAATTCTGCATACAGTTTCTTGAGCTTACTATTCTCTTCTTCCAAAGTTTTCATCCGCTTTAGATCGCTCAGTTCGAGACCACCATATTTCGAACGCCAACGGTAAAATGTATTTCCGCTGATTCCATACTTCCGACAAATATCTGGGGTCGAAACTCCTGATTCCGATTCCTTTAGAATCTTATGGATTTGTTCTTCGCTGAATCGTTTCTTCATATTTTCCTCCAAGTTTATGATTCTTCTGGAGGATTTCAAACATTCTAACTGGTCCTAAATTCGGGGGATAGGTCATTGGGTGGATTTCGATTTCGTGTATAAAATTATATTTTTTGTATATTTGTAAAAAATAATGTTATGAAAAGTATTTTTTAACGCAAGGTTATGGGTGGAATTTTTCTAATAGGATTCGATTTGAAAGCTCGACTATTGGAAGACACGATGCTTTGCGAAAAGTAACTTTAAGGGAATAAAAATTTTCTTTTTAACTGAAGCAATTTTTGGGAATGTCTTTCAAAAAATTTTCGATTTTGATCCGGGATTCAAAATAATTTTTATAATAATTACTTGCCGGAGCATTCCGATTTTGTAGCTTGGTTTTTATGCGTTTTGCCCGTTCGGGTGACGTTTTCAGCGATTAACTGATTTTTTTCTTTTCTTCGTTTGTCTTTAATGAGACGTGCCAAGTAAAAGTGGAATGTATTGGGAAACGCGATAGATCATTTACAACATATATACTGCGATAGAGAGGTTCTTGAGAGTAGAGGTGCTCCCAAGAACACAAATGTAAAGATTAGTAAAGACAATTTTGATTGAGTTGATGTTGCTCACGAAGAGCTTCGAGCGACATACATATCTCGAACGAGATCGGTAATTTGAAAGATTTTTACAGCTACACATCATTCTACAGGTTAAACAAATGCTTCTTCTCTTGATTGAGGAGATAGCCCTTGTGAGTTGACTTCAAAGCGAATGACGGAGACGTTATTTGTTTCGTAATATGGTCAAGTAAGAAAGGGCGTACGGGGGATGCCCGGGCATCAGGACGCGATGAAGGACGTGGCTTTCTGCGATAAGCAACGGGGAGTTGTAAGCAAGCATTGATCCGTTGATTTCCGAATGGGGCAACCCTCTCAGGTAACTCTGAGAACGCAAATGCGAGCAAAGTCGGGGAATTGAAACATCTTAGTACCCGGAATAAAAGAAAGTAAAAACGATTCCGTCAGTAGCGGTGAGCGAACGCGGATGAGCCTAAACCTCTGCCTACGTTACAGATCTAATTCGCTGTAGCAGAGGGGTTGTAGGACTGGCAGGAGTAGATTAGAATGCTCCGCAAAGTTACCAAACACAAGATTAGCAGAACGGTTTTGGAAAAGCCGACCATAGAGGGTGAAAGTCCCGTAAGCGAAAATTTTGTGTCTTTGGCCAGTATCCTGAGTACCACGGAACACGTGTAATTCTGTGGGAATCAGCGGGGACCACCCCGTAAGGCTAAACAGTACCTGATGACCGATAGTGAACAAGTACCGCGAGGGAAAGGTGAAAAGTACCGGGGGACCGGAGTGAAATAGTACCTGAAACCGTATGCTTACAAGGTATCAAAGCCCTTTAACGGGTGATGGTGTGCCTTTTGTAGAATGAGCCGGCGAGTTATTTTGCGTTGCAAGCTTAAGGCAGTGAGATGCCGTAGGCGAAGCGAAAGCGAGTCTGAATAGGGCGTTTAAGTAGCGCGGAATAGACCCGAAGCCTGTCGAGCTATCCATGTCCAGGTTGAAGGTGGGGTAAAACTCACTGGAGGACCGAACCCTTTTTCGTTGAAAAGAATTGGGATGAGGTGTGGATAGGGGTGAAAGGCCTATCAAGGCAGGCGATAGCTGGTTCTCTCCGAAATAGGTTTAGGCCTAGCGTCAGTTGTTTAGTTGCGGGGGTAGAGCTCTGAAAGGACTAGGGGGCCCACAAGCTTACCAAACCCTATCAAACTTCGAATACCGTAACTCCAAAGACTGGCAGTCAGACTACGGGGGATAAGCTCCGTGGTCAAAAGGGAAACAGCCCAGACCGTCGTTTAAGGCCCCAAAGTTCATGCTAAGTGGCAAAGGATGTGGGGGTGCATATACAACCAGGAGGTTGGCTTAGAAGCAGCCACCCTTTAAAGAGTGCGTAATAGCTCACTGGTCGAGTGCTCCCGCGCCGAAAATGTAATCGGGACTAAGCATGGCGCCGAAGGCACGGACTCAGTAATGAGTGGTAGGAGAGCGTTCTTTCTTCCGTTGAAGGCGTACCGTAAGGAGCGCTGGAGGAGTAAGAAGTGAAGATGCTGGCATG
Protein-coding regions in this window:
- a CDS encoding IS3 family transposase (programmed frameshift), with protein sequence MKKRFSEEQIHKILKESESGVSTPDICRKYGISGNTFYRWRSKYGGLELSDLKRMKTLEEENSKLKKLYAELALENEAIKMLLGKKVVSREQKQEAVMLIKSKLGERKSCRLLSVSRTGFRYRSKIQDPDIELKDRIRSLAYKYKRAGYRQIHDFIRQEERVNHKRIYRLYSELGLKYRIKPKRKKLSLPSVPKLVPKNSGERWSMDFMSDSLYSGKRFRILNIIDDFGRFAVVTQTEFSITSERLVRILNEASEVCKLPKQIVVDNGPEFASKTFLRWAFEKGVDIHFITPGKPTENAFIENFNGKMRNECLNENWFKNLEEAQRLVEDWRNFYNSERPHSSLGGLTPKEYLRRST